In Monodelphis domestica isolate mMonDom1 chromosome 1, mMonDom1.pri, whole genome shotgun sequence, the sequence CCCCCTGATATGGTGTTCTGCACACAGGAGGCACCTAGCATTTGGCAGGAGAcactttgctcatctgtaaagtgaccACCCAAATGCACTTCTTCTCCCAAAAGGGTGCTGCAAAAAAGTGTTTGGTAAGTCATGAAGCATCTCCAAGTATGAGCTGCtgtccctcattttaaaaaagtgagATATGTGTTTCTGAGTTACTATCACACTTTATAGGAAAGGGATTAACCTCTTGAAAGGGCATTTATTTCAGTTCCAGAGGTaagtcttcttttttcctctttctcttctcacttttaGTCATATAGAATCTTTTATAATTATGATTCTTGTCAAGTTCTTTACTAGttacaatatatttattttaaaatactttgatgcctaatcttttttttctaagtcatttCTGGATACCATCCCTCAGTTGACCCTTCCTTTATAAGAAAGATATGCAAGCAGCAACAACATTCCTAGGGACCCTTACCCTTGCCATTATTCTTCAGGACTATtggactttgatttttttttttcatttttattgtcccAGGTGGAGGTATTCTTCAGGAAGTTTAGGCTTCATCTATATCAGCCCATAGAACTcttatttctctgaatttctagGATTGATCATTTCTTACTGTGCTGTAATTCCCAATCAATGGCACActtttttgtttccagttctttggtatCTTCCATTGTGCTGCTCTGTATATTCTGGCACATATCAGATGGTGGTTGTTGTCCTGGACCTCCTGGGGCTATATTCTGGGGAGCAGGACCTCTTGGTCAAATGGTGTGAACAGTTTAGTGGTACTTGTGAGTTCCCAATGGCTttttagaatggttggaccatttCATAGTTCTTGGCAGGGAGGATTGTGTGCCTTTCTTCCTTCAGTCCTTCCCACCATTGCAGTGACCCTTGTTTATTGGGTTGTCTTGGTTAATTTTCAGGGTATGAGGAAAACCACAGATTCTTGTAGTTAATTGTAATTCCCATTTCAGCGATTTGGAGCATGTCTTCATGTAGCTAGaggtaattttcttcttttgaagatAGTTCTGGTTTTGTCAGTGACTTTGAGTATCAGGGAGGAAAAGGGACTAGATGAGATGATAGGCAGCTGGTAATGATATTGTTTAGCTTTTTACTAAAACAAGGAGATATTGTATTGACTCCTTGGTGAGTATGACCACGAATAGTGCTCTTTGGGGAACAATTTGAAActtattctgggggcagctaggtggatagagccccaggcctgaagatgggagatcctaagttcaaatatggctttagatacttcctagctttgtgaccctgggcaagtcacttaacccccaatgcctagtccttattgctcttctgccataAACCCAAAACTAATatagaaggtagggtttaaaaaaaatgaaaaaaagaaacttagtTTGGAAATCCTGAAGCCTCATTcaagcattaagtgcctactatgagctaggcactgtgctaagcatgatGAGGGGACAGAGAAAGATataagacagtccctaccctcaggaagctcccagtctaatgaaggagacaagatACCAACAAGGTAGAAGCCAGAGACAGGATAAATGAGAGCTTGTTcttctcagagggaagacactaagaCTAAAGAGGACTGGAAAATGCTTCTTGCAGAACGTGGGACTTGAACCGAAGGAAGAGTGAAGGCTGagatgagggaagagagagagttaTAGGCATGGGGGGTGACCAGTGTACAAGGAGCGGCCAGGAAGCTAGTATCACAGTATTGAGGAATGGCAGGGTATGGGGTAAAGCGTAAGTAGCCTGCAAAGGACACTCATTAAAAGACTTCATATTTGATCATAGAGGGTTAAATTTATTGAGTGGGGAAGAGGGGGGGTGATATCACTCTGTAGAGTTTGGTATTATATGTTTGTCCTAAACCTGCCTTCCAGAAGGACCTGGGTGAAACTTAAGGATAGTATGTTCCTTAGAGAGCAATGTATCTAggatcagaggacctaggttcaaatattgtTCTGTCATTTATCCCATGTGACTTTGCTACTTCAGGGCCTTTGTTTCCTCTATAAGATTGGGGCCTGAACTAGTTGAGGTTTGaagccccttccagctttaaatctctgATTCAGTATGAGGTCTTTCATAAATAGGGAAATAGTCTTTTAAATGTAAGTAGCCTTTTCCTGATTTATCAGAGCAGTGAATATACTTTATGAATCCAATGTGGCAGATCACTGCATaactaaaaaaagaacagaagaccAGAATTGGTGAGGAAGTACATTGTTGACAATATTACTCCTCCATATATAGAGTGCTTAATTACTTCATTTAGCCAAGGAATATGGGGGTCATCTCCTCTTTCTCTGagataggagggaaggagggaggtggGTGGGCCACCATGCAAAGGAAAAGTTGTGTTAATTCCTGaaaatacttaatacttaaatatataaattataaacagGTGTGAAATCTGCTAAAGACACAGAATTAAATATGGtatcaaaataaatgaaaataaatatgtacttGCCCCCCAAAAAGCTGTTTGTGATGGCATTCccttaacatttattaaaacattATGTCTTGGCAGGTAAACCTAGCCTTTAAGCAACCTGGAAAGAGGCTAGAACACCAAGGAATTAGAATTGAATTTGTAGGCCAAATTGGtgagttttaaaatgtttctttttcctgttAATTCAAGAGTGAAAGGAAGGTTTGTGTTGGAATTTAAGTGATTAACTCGATGCTTATCTCAGTGGAATGAGAGAATTGATGTGGAGAGAAGACAGTTTATAAACGTGCTGAGTAACATCTTAAGAACAGTCTTCCTAATCCTAGTCTTatgcttccaaatgaacttttggtTTCCATTACTGAAATGGAAATGAGGTGGAGGTGCTTCAGCCCACCAGCAGACTTGTAAAATGGAACAATGAGTCACTTACTAAAGCCTGTCCTCAGCCTCCCCTCATGCGGCTCCCAGATTATTGTTAGGGTTCATCAACTCATGTTTGCCTGGAGTCTGATTCATCCACAGTTTTATCTAGCAACACAAAATCTAATAGACTAGATACCCAGGAAAAGCTTTTGGCATCAGCAATTAAAAGCTATGTTCTAATGTAGTATCTTAACTTTCATATCTAAAAGATATTTCTGCCTATTTTCCCTTCCAAATTCCAAATCCTTGAATTGATTGATGATGGCAGTGGCACCCATCATCTCCCTATCCCCATGCACACCCAGATCCCACTGACATTCTGTAAAAGCATTAGGTCAGAGGACTTCTATGAAATTTGACTCGGTTCTTGAGTATAAAAATGGGAGATAATTTTCTCCTTCCTAGAAGAGAAAAATcacatcttggcatcttggtatGGAATGTGTGACAGATTTACCAAAGTTGTTTATGTTCCTGGGATGGTGACCCCATTTTTGACCTTGTAGCTTCAGATGACTACTGGTAACGTTACCACACCATCAAAATAGCAAATCTTCCGAGGCATTTTTATATAGTGTTGGCCACTAAGATTTGTGCAACACAAATGACTAGTTAGGCTACTATTCCAGTGAAGAAGAATTTGATCGGTCCAGATTTTTGCTGAAGTTGGGGAAAGAAAGCTCAGCAGACTGATTAGAGGTAGCACTTGTAAACTTTATAAAgtagatatttaaaataatttggtcgatttctgtttctcttaatttcttaGAACTCTTCAATGACAAGAGTAATACTCATGAATTTGTAAACCTAGTGAAAGAATTGGCCTTGCCTGGAGAATTGACACAAAGCAGAAGTTATGACTTTGAATTTATGCAGGTTGAAAAGCCATATGAATCCTACATTGGTGCCAATGTCCGATTGAGGTATGAATGTTGTTACACATCTGGGACTGGAATAGGTCTTAGAcctcaattcatttttaaaaaagaaggaaagaaagaaaagagtcaaaGCACGAAAGTAATTTATGGCCAGTCTTTTAcaagtctttccctttctccctattCTATGAGAGCTACAAAGCAAAATGCTGATGTAAAACAGAATTATGACATACTGATagaagctaggtggtttagtgaattgagagccacaCCTCAAATCTAGccgcagatacttcctacctgtgtgaccttggacaagtcacttaatcctgacctttccctagcccttactgttcttctgccctgaaactgtgtaattagaatcttttaccctaaaaactatgattccctggtttttagggtaacagattctaattatacagaaccaatacaaaaaaataaagtcctGTAGTCAAGACCCCATAGTTTTTATGGCTAATACTCATCTTGGGAAGTAGGGACTTGTTATCACTGAAGGTTCTGAGGATCACAAATATGGATATCCAATTATAGTCTAGCTCTTTGATTGTGAAATGTGGTAATTTAGGTTGAGAAGCTTAGGAAAAGACATTTTATAACAATTTAGCTGTTTTTTCCCATCATATAGTGAGTTAGCTCCTATGAGAATGTGTATTTAGAGCTGAAGTGGACCAcaggggtcatctagtccagtcccttcatattatagaggagaaaactgggaTGCAAATATGTTTAGCAACTTGGCCAAAATCACATGTGTAGtaaaggatttgaactaaggtctaaTCATTCTTCAGAGCAGCTCTCTTCATTTTAATGCTATGCTTAAAGTAACTCATGGAATTTGTTTTCCCAAGAATTTGTGCAGGCCAGAAGGACAGGTAGATTGAGGAAAGGTTTTGAGAAGAGACTGAGGAGGCATCTCCCAGATCTTCACGGACCATGGCCATGCTTTCTGCATCCTGTAGCCTCCTTTGGGGCCATCCTGAGACAGTCTGGAGTTGGAGAGCCCCATATTTCCTGGTTTCTTGGTTACCCTCCATCGCACCTGTTTCACAGTGTTTTCTGATGTGGCTGGTGATCAGAGTTTTCTCTCTGTGTTGTTCCTCCCCCAGGAAATGccataaatgaaaaattttcatcTTCTATTTGACAGCTTTGGTTTTACCTTCCCAGTTTtgtttcttatttaaattttaagccttttcatttttgattcacAATTATTCATACTCAGATTCATCCAAAATGTCAGAAACCTGAGGTAAGGGGAGATCTGGGGAGGCTACAGAGAAGATCCTGTAACTCATTTTTAGAGCCATTAGCATATTATTCTGTATAAATTAGAAATTCTATTAAAGTGATAGTTTATCCTAAAATAGTTCTGGCTCTAGTTAAAGATTTTTTTGattcaaaacattaaaattaatccTAGGAAATTTTaactcattttccccatttactTTGTAGGTATTTTCTTAAAGTGACAATAGTAAGACGACTGTCAGACTTGGTAAAAGAGTATGATCTTATTGTTCACCAGCTGGCCACCTACCCAGATGTTAACAACTCCATTAAGATGGAAGTGGGCATTGAAGACTGTCTACACATAGAGTTTGAATATAATAAATCCAAGTGAGTATCTtttcaaaggaaagagaattaagAAATGGTGTTTGGGTCCATATGAAGTCAGTTCATGGACTGGTCAGTTGGGTGCTATTAAAAGCAAATCAGACCTCTGGTGTCATAAGAATGTTTGTATTCAGAAATAGTAAAGGGGAGACCTGAAACCATGATTTTCAAGTGCTTTACTCCATGTTCCTTTCCATGTAGAGATAACTATTGTATTCCAGTGTCACTAAGGTATTTGGGAGATTGAAATACTTGAAGGAAAAATAGTAATGAGTGTAGAAGGAAAAGAGCCCAGCAGATCCTGGATTGTTTTGCCAAAAAACTGAACCCCAAATCGACAGATTCAATAGTTGGGTATTCCCAGTATGGTACTTGAGCTACTAAATAAACACTCCAGAAAGAAAAATCTACATTTCTCTGAAGTAATTAAGTTCTCtgaaataaagatcatttaagtacagattcagagctggacaggatcttagaggccattgagtccCCCGCGTACTTTATAGATGAAGCCAAATGaaggaaatgatttgcctagggtcacatagccagccAATGAGCTAGCTGGTGGTGTTGAATGCAGATTTTTCTGAGCTTGGCATCCATGCTGCCTTGTGTTAAAGCAGCCTTGTAAATAAGTATCAGAAAGTAACTAGCCTGCATTGTTCTCTTGGGATAGACTagagatgaaatgaaattaaatattctttctttgcTACTCATATAGCCATATATATTCTTATTTGCTGTGGATAGATGATGACTGTACTTTCCAAGTTTGAATTTGTCAAGATAAAATATCCTAAGAGTTCTTCACTGGTATCATAAATATGCTGTATAAAGATGGCTTGTTAAACTTAAACCTGTCTTAATAATAAagatgtcttctttttttaaaggtatcACTTAAAGGATGTCATTGTTGgaaaaatttatttcttattaGTAAGAATAAAAATTCAGCATATGGAGTTACAACTGATAAAGAAAGAGATCACTGGAATAGGTAAATTGGAAACATTCATCAACTAAATATCCTGCTAGATGTGATTAGAAATTTCTCAATGtagttcatttaaaattttaacatttccTAACAAATTTAGCCCAAACTGTAAAATAGAAGCTGCACAATTAGGCAGCCTGTCTCTTGGAGTACTAACTGGAAATTATTCACTgattatccttttatttttagttgcCATAAAGTTATTTTATAGTAGTTTCTTTTATCTTTAGTTTGTTACTATTTCCTTCTGCTGAAAAAGAAGTGCAAGTATGGAGACAGGGATCCCTTTCACATTTTTTGAGAATTTATGATCTCTGGTTATAATTTCAGTTTCTCAGAGGTCTCTAATACTGATTTTAACAAGATGGAAAATGCTCTGAAAGAGTTGTGAATTAAACTCAAACATTAGAATTGCCTTTTTATGCTCCTAGACTCCCATCTGTAATTCAGTAAGTGGTCATTATAGTCTCATGTCAGGGTTCAGAAACTCACTTTTTTTGGAGAGAGGAGAATGGGATGGAGAGGTTGGCATATATCAGAAGGAATTGATTGTTAAGTCTCCAGCAGGATCATTTTCCTGTACCAGAATTGATAATTTATTGAAAATCTGAGCTTTGAGTGTAGAAAGGAAAAATTTAGAATGATGCTTATTTACTATATGAATTGTGTCTGCTTCCatagagataagaaatactcagtCATTGTATGAAGGAAAGACGTATTGACTCTCTGGGAAGAATAGAGTAAAACTTGAACTTGCACAATTAGCATGTTCATTGCAGGCTAGATACTCTTATTGTGTAAGCATGGCTGGACTTCTGTGGAATAAACATGGAAAAGTGGAGGCAGGAGACAGAGTGTCCTGGAGATGTTCATATTAATAACATTCCAATTGTGTGACCAGGGCCCAGTACCACGACAGAAACAGAGACCATTGCCAAGTATGAAATAATGGATGGTGCACCAGTTAAAGGTAACTTGCTTTCCTTTCTCCCATTGTCTTTTGGTTCCAAACATTCTTAAGAGGACTAGTTGAGATTTTAGTTTGAAAATATTTGTTTGCTCTCTGCCTCGAATCAGGATTTTGCAATGCTTTGTACTTATGTAAAATTCCCTTGGCACAAATCTACTGTATGTATGGGAACCCAATTCCCCACCCTTTCTGTAAGTGGCTAATCTTCCCAAGAAGATGCAGGTTGGCACTTCGGGGTATGGGCATTCTGCCCAATTGCATGCGGGGGCTAAAAAACTATTAAGACTCCACCGTTGCCCTTGAGATTCTTTAATTAGACTAAGGTGGTCACACAAGCCTAGAGACATCCCCTTGAATTGAGGGTCACCACTAAAGGTAGGACTGTAGGATTGCAGGGCAGGGAGAGATGGAGATTTCATTAGAAGGGACTTTCTCTTCCCTGGTTGGTTGGTCACCTCGCCTTGTTACTATTACAGGGCATGATAGGTCAAATTTCTGAGCTGTCACATGCCACTAACCACTTCTGTCAGGTTAAGGCTCTGCTCTTGGAGATGGCCCTGGCTCCAGCCAAAGTCTCCCTCTCCCTGCAGCCAGCCTGGCAGCAAGCCTGTCTATTCTTAGCAGAGTCTGTTGGGCAGAGCTCATGCGGCTAGGCTAAGACCTACCAGAGTTTGTGCTCTGCTGGGGAAGCCTTACAGAAGTCCAGGGCCTCTTCCTAGCCCAGTGAATCACCACAGGAGGACATTAGTGCAGGTTGGCTGAGTTTTACAAGAATCAGCTTCCTGAGC encodes:
- the VPS26A gene encoding vacuolar protein sorting-associated protein 26A isoform X3, which encodes MSFLGGFFGPICEIDVVLNDGESRKMAEMKTEDGKVEKHYLFYDGESVSGKVNLAFKQPGKRLEHQGIRIEFVGQIELFNDKSNTHEFVNLVKELALPGELTQSRSYDFEFMQVEKPYESYIGANVRLRYFLKVTIVRRLSDLVKEYDLIVHQLATYPDVNNSIKMEVGIEDCLHIEFEYNKSKYHLKDVIVGKIYFLLVRIKIQHMELQLIKKEITGIGPSTTTETETIAKYEIMDGAPVKGESIPIRLFLAGYDPTPTMRDVNKKFSVRYFLNLVLVDEEDRRYFKQQEIILWRKAPEKLRKPRTNFHQRFEPPEPQASAEQPEM
- the VPS26A gene encoding vacuolar protein sorting-associated protein 26A isoform X2; this translates as MAGPPLPFPGRFWAPWLPVGSSPLRALLTAAAASPKSFLGGFFGPICEIDVVLNDGESRKMAEMKTEDGKVEKHYLFYDGESVSGKVNLAFKQPGKRLEHQGIRIEFVGQIELFNDKSNTHEFVNLVKELALPGELTQSRSYDFEFMQVEKPYESYIGANVRLRYFLKVTIVRRLSDLVKEYDLIVHQLATYPDVNNSIKMEVGIEDCLHIEFEYNKSKYHLKDVIVGKIYFLLVRIKIQHMELQLIKKEITGIGPSTTTETETIAKYEIMDGAPVKGESIPIRLFLAGYDPTPTMRDVNKKFSVRYFLNLVLVDEEDRRYFKQQEIILWRKAPEKLRKPRTNFHQRFEPPEPQASAEQPEM